The DNA region atttctattttttgtttttatattctattttgTATTACTGTTCTGTTTTTCCAAACCGAATTTTATTAGTTGTTGTAACTGAATATTCaagggcaagacatcacctatataaggctgatcccTCTCCCAAGGACCTATGgaataatgaatatttgaaatcttttgtgaaagttcttcacctctattttattttaggttttgaaCCTTTGGTATAaaccaacaatatttttttctcaccattgattcttcttttcccctcatctcaaattctctacTACAAAActcttccgctgccctttgattatagaattccCCACTCGGTCACAACGATCAAGAACTAAATTCTTGAAATAAAGAACTCGGAAAACTAAGTTATAATTCATGCCTTAACATATTGTAATGCAAGGACTTACCCGAGTGCGGGCATGTAGAGATATCGAGTTCAAAAGACATGTCTTTagtgaaataataaaaaaaactcgcATTGACAGGACCATCACAGTTTCACAACACGTAATTctggaaaaacaaaataaacacaaaatttaCTATTACTACCCAAAATGCAAAAATACaagttaattattgtaatacaAGTATTTGTAAATATTTGGTTATGTCAGAAGGCCAATTtctctaaataaaaattctaaaaagtcAACCAACAATGATGCCAACTCCAACAAATCATAAGGCAACAAATGTTCTGGACTGGGTAAAAAGGCATCTAGGCAGACTAATATGACAAGTTTGCAGGTATCTAACCTTAGAAGGAAAAACAAAGAAGTTCAAAAAAGACTATAAAGATGACACCCAAAGTAAACTTAATTTGTTATAACTTGAAGTAAGTACTCTAATGTCAAAGTCCATATGAACTTCAAATTATCAGGTCATGAACTACACCTTCTAGAACTTCCAATATTATTGGCATTCAACTTGACTGGTGATAAGAGTTATTAAACCTTTTTGTTAAGTAATGTAAAGGATAACATGCATGATGCTTATATTATCAACAGAAAACAATATCTAGTGAATAGCCTAGCCTAGCCTGCATAAATATTTTGCAGGATGCATAATCATGACTTGTACGTCTTAGGAAGTTTGTTTTCCTGATCAAACATGCCTGTTATAAAACTGAGTGGAGAAAGAGACCGATCATAACGTAAAAAATACCTTTACAACTTGATGTCGAAGCCCTTAAATGAACCTCCTCCTTCAAGCAAAGGGAAGGACAAAAGCAGAGAAGATTGCTACGAAGAAATTGAGAAGTGCAATTCAGTTAGTTCAGGAGAATAGGAGATATTGCTCACTCTCTTAGTATGAGATATGCAATGATCCCTTTGAACCATCATCCAACAGTGTACTTCAGCGTAGTTTATTGTGCCATTCAGTAACCATTAACAGATACAGACAGAATTTTTAGAACACTGGACCATAAAATTTTTGCATTCTTTAAATAATTCTGAGCTGTACATAATCTCAAATCCTTCCCTCATCTTGACAAAGCATAAAATTTACACATCAGTTTCCACTATTTTTGCACCGCTTTGTGATCTTCTCAATAAGCTCACTCTTCTAATACGAATTCCTAGACAACCAGGGTGTGCTCTTCTCCTTATTCGGTTTTTTGTTGAGTTACCTTTTCCTGCAACAGTACTAGTTTGTACAGAATCACCACTTTCACTGTCTATTCTCCGGAACTTCTGTCTCCTCTCTGATGGCTGGACGGCTTCCAGAAGGCAGCCAAAATGATAAAGGGGATCAATATATAAAGGAGATTTTAATACAATACCTTTGAGATTGACTGGTTGGAGTAAGCTAACAAATTCCTTTATCTCAGAAAAGCAAGAATGATCCGAATATGGTACTGAATATATGTATTGATGATATCTCTTAGGACCTGATGAAATTCCATTCAATTCGGAATGATTAGTTTCAATCCCATCCTTTGTACTCAATTTGCTTCCACTATATTGAGAAGGTTGAGGCAGCCATGTGGCCTTCTTTCCTTTATAAGCTTCCATCATCCATGGAAGACCAGATGGCATAATCCCTATGGTTGGGCGCAAAATATTCAACTCCTCCAAGGTGCTTGAACTCAAACTGTATCTAGGTACTGCTCGAACACGAGTTAAAGAAGTTCTAGTGGTAAAGATATCGTTCAATCCAAGAAGATGCATTATTTGCAGGCGTTCTGGCCACACCCATATCTGTATAGGGGGAGGACAAAGAGatgcattttattttgaaagataTATCACCAAAAACTTCCTTGTATTTAATAATTACTATTTCACAATAAGCTAACCTTGATATCCAGTGTCTTTGCAATATGAAGCAAAAGCTCTTCTTTTCCTAGAGTGTCTATGGCAATGACAACATCATGTTCAGGATGAGCAGCAATGATATCAACAACCTAGATGCAGGCATAAATTGTATCAAACCAATGAAAAGGCGTCCTATAATATATAACCTCACAAGACAACGAAATGATGGTCCATATCCTAGGGCATTAACATCCTTAACTGGAAATTAATATGGATACTGCTGACCCATGGACAAACTTCTTTGAGATTATAGCCATCAAACTTGTAGACAGTTATGCCCTTTTTGACACTcattaaactaatttaacatATCTTGGCACCTCTAAAACCATTTCTATAAGCTCCTAAACTGCATATGCAAGAAGCTCATAAACTACATAGAACCTTTTAGTTTTCAAAATTGCTTGACATTTTATTAACAGAGCATTTGAGTGATCTGTGTAGAGCTCGTATTACATCGTCAGATCATGTTGACTCTGCAAGCTCCATTAATTCCAAAGATTGCCACAAGCTTTGCAAAAATAAGTAAGCATGTGTTACAGTTGTAAATATTAGGGTAAGGCGATATGATTGTAAGTAGCATGCATGTAAATATTCATAGTAGATAGATAGAAATAGGGGGAAACCCTTGTATTAAATTATGTTGAATGCAATGCATGGAATCCTCTCTTCTCTCATCTATAGGCTTTGGTCTTTCTTCTCTTCTACCTTTTAAGGCTTTATCTCTATCTCAACCCTAGATTTCTAGCTACTTTATAACATGTTAGACAGAAACCACAACAAATGAGACAGTGACTAGTTCAAGTAAGGCTACAAGATAATGACAACAGTAACATTGTAGAAAATGAAGAACTTATTTAAGAGAGAAATGTACACCTCCTTTGCAGCAACTTCTCGTGAGGGAAAAGTATAGGACGGATGGCAATAAGTATTGTCCATGTAAATAATGTCTAGTTTATCATTTTTGAGAGCACCAAGGAGCATGCTCCTTCCAATTACTGCTCTCTCACTATTGCTTTCCCACCGAAAATCCCCAGTATAAAGCATGTTACCAAAATCACCACGGAACAAAAACATTACTGCACCTGTCAGGTAGAATATTAACAGTTCAACAATGCCTCATCAGACTTTTTTGCTAATTCAATCAGGGAAGGCATAAAAGGCTAGGATTAGGGATGAAAATCTCATATGTTAACCAATTGGgtcaaaacaatatattttttctcttaacaGGGTGATTTGCTTTAATTGAGTGAAATTAGAAAGCTAGAGCTGAAATATACCCGGACAATGATGAGCATCAATGGCCATAACATTAACGATGGTCTCAGATCGAGTTAACGGCGAAACCAAAGAGATAGAGTGCCAGCGACCTATTTCAAGTACTCGAAGAAGAGATAGATTGAAATTGGGGAATTTTATAGGGAAGATGGTGGCGGTAATGTGTGAGCAGAATAGAGGTCCTTTCTTCCAAGATGAAGACAAACCGTTGGTGTGATCTGCGTGGAGGTGAGTTAGGAAATACGCCTGGCTGCCGTCTGCCCACCGGTCCACCGATATCAGTCCTCTGTCCATGTTCATAGTCTAGCCCTAACAAAGAAGAGTTGGATGATCAAAACAACTTTGTCATGCATATAGAATTGCATAAGAAATTGCTAGATGGGATGGGATGGGAATGAAGAACGGTGAATTTGTGCAAATTGTTAGCGGGGAAGTGCAAATTGTTCGCGGGGAAGGGAAAGTTTAAATTCGATCCTTTCGTTTTAATTTGGAAAATTGGAAGAAATGACCCTGATCCTTTCGTTTTAATTTGGAAAATGGGATGAAAGGGAAATTGgactaaatgaccctaaagatagGGGTATTTGCGTCCGTGGTCactgataattaaatttgatctggtgaccactttatttttttttggacgaaattacccttttcgcgtaacgcgaagtggcttcgcgaaacgcgaagtgaattaggttaatataaatacttaaaattttcatttccttcatttctcttctctctctttctctctcttctctctctctgttCTTGTTCGTCGGCCGACGACGGCGAAAACTTTGGCGACGGTGACGGCGAAAACTTTGGCGACGAGGACTACGATTATGCCCCATGAATCTACAAAGATATGAAAACCTTAACCTGAATCAATGTTTAtaatacagatttatgttcttatttcaataccttcatttcaaaccctaactctaacccaaatcgatttatgttcatgttttcagcatctccatctgaaaaccttaaatcaattaaatctgttcatattggttcatactggttcatattgattcatattgattcatttttttgttcatcttattgttcttatgtcgatgatgatatttgcagatcatatgggttctGTTTCGCGAAGTGCTTTTCGTTACGCGAAGtacttctcgttacgcgaagggcttctcgttacgcgaagggcttctcgttacgcgaagggcttctcgttacgcgaagggattctcgttacgcgaagggcttctcgtttcgcgaagggctttaTGTTTCGTCATATGGGTCTGGATTCAGTGAAGAAGTACTTACAGCAAGACGGAAACCGGCTAAGTGTCGACGTTATAGATGAAGGATTTTCTCAATAGTCAATACAATTGAGTTGTTTTCATTTAGgtgttctataattatatgttaaagggTTTATTTATAGAATTGCATTTTGAAAAGGGGGAgacatagagaaattgagattgGATTTGGATAAACTTCCCTTTCATATTAAGAGACTTTAATCCAATTTGCATTATTAAACTTAATCCTAATGGACATTAAAATAAGCTTCATTTACTCAAATTCTCTAATTAAAATGAGGCTTTATTTCTTTtgtctgttttatttttttaatcagatatatataaagtttttctaattattaatgtaatattgtACTTTCATCCTGTCACTTAAAGAAATCaaatgataaacatatttttgttatttacatttgggatagaaatttaagacaaaactcaccaaaatgtaaattttttatcattcatACTCACCAAGAAGTTTCAAACTAGACTAGAGAGTTATCATATATAAagctataaaaaaacaaaaaatggagGACCAGTCTAgttattatttgaacaaataagaTATATCTTTTCTTTGGATATTGGTGGTAGTCTATTATGGAAATGAAAAATTGTTCTCATTCACCTAATCATTCACCTAATATTTTCTTTGTCCTCGTTAATTTGTTCTAGTTGTTCATATTGCGCACCACCACGCCCATTATTATGATTGTTTGATTTTCTTTGTCCTCGTCGACGACATTCATGTTCATACAATCCTTCCACTTCATCCTCCGGTTCCTCACGATCCTTTGGCTTCTCATAAGATCGCTCACGAGATTTCTCCCTATCACCCTCTCtatttcttcccttttcacgggATTTTTCCCTACACATGATGGGGGTGAACATTAGAAGCATTCATAtcaaaatgcacaaactgaaattcAGATTAAAAAACACTAACTGTGTTTGGGAGAGGTACAATTCcaattcttttgtttgtttaacaatttaaaacaaagaatTCAAATGAAAGCACCAAGGGTGTATGTAGTATTACCGGTTTGCATGACGATCAGCCCTTTAGTATTCGTAGTGCTTATGTAGTatgcccttcgcgaaacgagaagcccttcgcgtaacgagaagcccttcgcgtaacgagaagcccttcgcgtaacgagaagtacttcgcgtaacgagaagcacTTCGCGAAACagaacccatatgatctgcaaatatcatcatcgacataagaacaataagattaacaaaaaaatgaatcaatatgaatcaatatgaaccagtatgaaccaatatgaacagatttaattatttaaggttttcagatggagatgctggaaacatgaacataaatcgatttgggttagagttagggtttgaaatgaaggtattgaaataagaacataaatttgtattataaacatcgattcaggttaaggttttcttatctttgtagattcatGGGGCATAATCGTAGTCCTCGTCGCCAAAGTTTTCGCCGTCGCCAAAGTTTTCGCCGTCGCCGGCCGACGAACAagaacagagagagagagagaagagagagaagagagagaagagagagaaagagagaagcaaaatgaaggaaatgaaaattttaagtatttatattaacctaattcacttcgcgtttcgcgaagccacttcgcgttacgcgaaaagggtaatttcgtccaaaaaaataaagtggtcaccagatcaaatttaattatcagtGACCACGGACGCAAATACCCttatctttagggtcatttagtcCAATTTCCCGGATGAAATGGCTCTAATAAAGTTCTTGTTGGAGAAAATAATTTGCTCTCAATAAAACTCGTGAAAATGACCCCTCCCCATGTTATGACGAAAATATTCCGTCGACGGAACTCTAATTCGTTGGAGTCTCACGATGGCGGTCGCGTCTCGCGACAGTACACTCGACGAATATGGAACCCTAATTTGTTGGAGTCTCACGATGGTGGTCGCGTCTCGCGACGACACACTCGACGAATTAAGGTTTTACAATGTTCTAAATGGCGGTAAGCGGAGGCGGTGCAGTAAGTGACTGTCTACTGCCTCGGGTACCTACGCTGTGCTTAGGCGGTGCCTAAGcggttaaaatattttctctatataaaatattttctctatataagtatataaataaatttaaatataatctagTCATCTCAGGCATCACATTATCTCTGgggaatttgaggaaatgaccctaaaaagggGTCAAATTATGTTTGGTGCGGGCCCATgttttttatagcgctggtgaccctcaaaatattttctgccgaaaatacccctattgcgtcacgcaccctccagttgcgtgacgcacccgagggcattgtgaaaagtccacaatgcccttactatataataaaaaaaattctagtttttctctttcttttcatttctttctttcttcttctctttcttcactttcctttctcctccttctctctaaaaaggaCAACCACCGACGAAGGAATCCCAACGAAGACGGCGGAATCCCAACGAAGGAGATGTCTCTTTCTGCTACTGGTATGCTTACTTCTTCCTTTAATTCTTTCTTTGAACGCATtgtttgttagggtttagggattAGGGATTGATTAGGTAAATGTCACCGGCGGCGAAAtccgggtgcgtcacgcaggtgcgtcacgcaggtgcgtcacgcagatGCGTCATGCATGTGCCTCTTAAATCGTTCAGTAGAAGGAGAATGATTGAATTACTACTAGTAGTACTGTTTCATTAGTCTATTTCATCATAATACTCccatttagaaaagaaaaaaggaatatacttttgtttgtttgttttagcTTTGCAAGAGGATATTACTTTTTGGACCTCCTAAAACTGGGAAAACCCTTATTGCTAAGTCACTTGTAACTGAAGCACGCACAAGTTTTATCAACATAACTGcctcaactttattatcaaaTGTAACTAActgttaaatttaatttttattttgtttctatgGATTTCCCTTAATAGGAAGAAAACAATTACTGAACACTTGTGTTTACAAATGATGTTTGCAGTGGTTTGGTGAAAGTGTCAAGATATTCAAAATTCTCTTAGCTAAAACAGTCCATGGCGGAAGCAGGAAGACAACATGGCTAAAATTCTCTTGGCTTGTGTTTACGAATGATGAGACATCCAACATGAACGAGTTTCGAAAATGGAATGAAAAGTACGGTCAAGGCGGAAGCAGGAAGACATCATCTTTTGGCTTTGCTAATCAATATGAATTGTTAGTTTCTTCTTGATAGATAGCAAAatataacacttttttttatttattagtctttcttttagttgaattaattttcttttgcaagtaaagattgtttaattttttaactatatgttgatatataactcaaaaactttttattaataataatcagCATTTGAAGAAACAAGAACATTGCTTGAATTAATTTGGCATACTAATCTCCAATAAAACTCCAATCACTCTTTCCATAATTCATCtacaatccaaatccaaagccaaagccaaaattacatggataaAATGGAAAGTCTTTTAGGGCTCATACATACATTCTTACATACATAATACATAACAATAGTGTCTAGGGAAGGTTTTCAGGAACTTCTCAGTTATCATCATCTCTTGTGTCTTTCTGGGTGGTACCGTTGCTGCCTTCTTGTCTTTCCTGTGCTGCTGGACCCCTAAACATTATTCG from Impatiens glandulifera chromosome 5, dImpGla2.1, whole genome shotgun sequence includes:
- the LOC124940082 gene encoding 5' exonuclease Apollo-like, with product MNMDRGLISVDRWADGSQAYFLTHLHADHTNGLSSSWKKGPLFCSHITATIFPIKFPNFNLSLLRVLEIGRWHSISLVSPLTRSETIVNVMAIDAHHCPGAVMFLFRGDFGNMLYTGDFRWESNSERAVIGRSMLLGALKNDKLDIIYMDNTYCHPSYTFPSREVAAKEVVDIIAAHPEHDVVIAIDTLGKEELLLHIAKTLDIKIWVWPERLQIMHLLGLNDIFTTRTSLTRVRAVPRYSLSSSTLEELNILRPTIGIMPSGLPWMMEAYKGKKATWLPQPSQYSGSKLSTKDGIETNHSELNGISSGPKRYHQYIYSVPYSDHSCFSEIKEFVSLLQPVNLKGIVLKSPLYIDPLYHFGCLLEAVQPSERRQKFRRIDSESGDSVQTSTVAGKGNSTKNRIRRRAHPGCLGIRIRRVSLLRRSQSGAKIVETDV